Genomic segment of Chelonoidis abingdonii isolate Lonesome George chromosome 5, CheloAbing_2.0, whole genome shotgun sequence:
aggttgtggataaattggaaagtgtccagcggagggcaatgaaaatgattagggggtggggcacatgacttaccaggagaggctgagagaactgggcttatttagtatgcagaagagaagagtgaggggggatttgatagcatcatccaactacctgaagcggggttccaaagaggatggagcttggctgttctcagtggtgacagatgaccaAACAAGGAGcaagggtctcaagttgcagtgaggcaGGTCTatgttggatattaagaaaaactatttcactaggagggtggtgaagcactggaatgggttacctagggaggtggtggaatctcatccttagaggttttcaaggcccAGCTTgagaaagccttggctgggatgatttagttggcattggtccagctttgagcagggggttggactagatgacctcctgaggtctcttcctcaGGAAGAGAGTGGGATGATTCTATGACTTCTGTagcggctggtgtggctggctctagggctgccggagcagctccagcagcccctgggccagctgccaccctctcctcccccaccacaccccagaagcaggggtcctggccactgccaTCCCCCAAGCACTGGCAGAGGGCCCAGGCCATGCGGTGCCACCCAGCCCCTGTCTCCCAGGTAttagcaggggtcctggggcatGAGCTGCCATCCACCCACGCCGAGCACCTACAGTGCCCCTGGGCTGTGTGCTGCCTCCCCCAAACACCCATGGCACTCCGCAGGCCACCCCAGAGAACCCACATTGCCCCCgggcctcctccccctccccagcacccaagatttagtcagaggtatatagtaaaagttatGGGTAGGTCTCGggcagtgaatttttgtttactgcttgtgacctgtccatgacttttactaaaaatacccatgactcaaatgtagccttaatcataCCCCACCGCAAAGCAGGGGtaagtgaggtcagaatcaggctccATTGGATGGATAGCAATTATGAGTCAGCTGCActaatttatactagctgaggatctaaccTCATATATTTTAAAGATCCTTTTGGTGGTACTGCTTGTTTTGGTTTACTGCTTGTAAACGCAGCAAGCAGGTCAATATAAAGTGCAGAAGTGCCAAAGTAACAGGGCAAAGCTTGACCTCTGCCACCATCCAACGGGATTTGGAGGAAGACAGCACATTTCTACTATTTACTTTAATTAGACATAAAATCAATGGTGCCCAAGGAGGCTAAAGGCAGGTTAACCCTCAATCCGGAGCTGATCTGTCATTGTTCATTGCTACCACAGACTGGCTACATGGTGAGATATTTGCTTTGTCAATAAACCCTGACACAATGGActgcaggaaagagaaaaatgatcACATGGGGCCTGCTTCTCCTTATAcacagcagccaatgggagtttttccaggattgggcccatgaGGTGCAGCTCACAAATGTGTCATAAGTCACCAGTTATAGTGAATGGACCTGAATCCAAATTTAGAAGCCAGTGTAGAACCGGTTATTAAAGGGGCCGGCGGGTGGGCAAATTCCAGTCTGCGAGCTGGATGTCCTGTCCAGCCCacttgagctcccagctggggaggctcccccagccccttcccttctcccccctcctcacaGAGCCCCAGCGTGCCACGCCACCGGCACCAGCgcagctctgcagcccctgccactttgagcagcatggtaagggggccaggccggggctgggaggagaggttggataaggggcagggagtagtTGGAGGGGGAGAGGTCTGGGGGGGAGAGTTAGGGGACGGGGGGATTGGGTAGGTGTGGGAGTACCAGGAGTCTTTtgaggtggtggtggatggggtcagggcagtcaggggacagggagtggggtgagtTGGGTAGGAGTTCGGGCCCtgaggggcagttagggtgggggttcTCGGGAgtgggtggtcaggggacaaggagtgggagaGGTTGATGGGTTGCAAGTTCTGAGAagggcagctgggggcaggatgtgggttGGGGTCGAGTAGGAAGGGAGACAGgtacatggggcttgtactcactgcgCAGTTCCCTactggtcttcggtggcacttcggcggcaagGAGTTGTGTGTCTTCACTCGCAATGGGTGAAGGATCCGCCACCGAAATACCTCTGAAAACCCAGAGTGATGAAGACTCCCCTGCCGCCGAGGACCTGGTGGGGAACCGGTTCTTAGGactttgggagctcatcactgcctGAAGCTGACCTTGCagattggtgtaactccactgaatggAATTACACCACTTTTAAACTACTGTAacgtcagaatcaggccctatggggctactcacatgaataaatcAAGCAGGATCCAGCCCCTGGCGCATAATAAATCCCCCTGATTTAAGGCAGTGTGAGATAACATATGTGATAGATGTTTAGGCCTTATCTCCACTAGGGACATTTTCTAAAGATTTGCTAATGTTGGTTTCCCTTCATCCATGCTAGCAacactgagagggagggaggcccAGCACAGACCTGCAGATGGTGGCTgccagtatttttattattatattaatacggcctgctcagagcaggactcaATGACACAGTGCTGGAAAAATGCTGGTGGCAGTTAGTGGCCATCTACACTATCTTTCCCAACATTGCCTCTCGTCATGTGTTTAGACTAAAAGCTCCTTAGGGCAGGAAGTatgtttatttattatatatgcaTATAGTGCCAGGCAAAACGGAGCCCTGGTCCATGATGGGGGATCTGGGGGCTACCATAAAAGAAACAACAAATTAGTAGCACAAATATCAGCTGTCCGATTTAGCTGAGTCAGCCAATGCCAGAGTTTTTGTGGTTTCCCCTTCATCCCAACTTCCAGAaagttcagaaataaaaataaatcacgaGCTAGCTCAGTGCAGGAACAACCAACTTCAGCGGCTTTGTCTGGCTTTGGTGGAGAGGAGTGGAGTCCAGGGACTTGATTCTGCTCCAGCAGAAGTCAGTTTGAGCCTTTCCCGTTGACTTCACTAGGCTCAGGATCTGGCCTCAGAATGCTCATTgaaactctagtgtagacatacccagactGGGAGCATGACTACTGTTGGCGCTGCACTGCTGGTCCCATTGTtggtattattatttgtattatcatagtgcccaagcccgtcatggaccaggaccccactgcgctaggtactgtacaaacacagaccaaaaagacagGCCTTGCTGGCTTCTTGGGGCTTGAGGGGCGGGGGAGGCAGAGGGATTCAGGGGTGGGACTCATAGTCTTTTGTCCTCGTTGTCCTTTTCCCCTCTGCTCTTGGGGCGCTCATTTTAAATGAAGACGGCCCATGACAATAGCACTGTTGTTTTTTTGAGTGTTTTTCATTAAGCCCAATCCTGCTGCCCTCATTCTCCCATGACTTGGGTGGTTGCTAAATGGTTTTAAATGAGGAGCCATTTTTAATAACAAAAGGAAAAGCTAAAGGCTGCCATTAAGACTAATTCACTCAAATCCCCTCAGCACAGACGAGGTGTCTATCAGTCGGAATGCTTGTATCAAGGGCCCCTTTGGCAGGTTGCTTTATCATGAACACCCAAACATTTATATTCACATACTCAGGCTCGGGGCAAAGCCTCTGCTTACCTACCTCAGGCAAGGGCTTCCATCCACTCCACAGGAGGGGAGCAGAATTTAACCCTGACACCAAGAGGAGAAAAAATGCAAATGTGGTTAGAATATTTGAGCCTATTAACAGCCCAACCCCGAAACCCTTGCTCATGAGAATTGTCCCATTGACCTGTAAGAGCTGCAGAGATGAGCAGTGTAACTATACGCCCTGATCCAGCAGGGTTTGGATTGCAGTCATCCTTCATTGACTTCACCAGGGCTTTTGGCACATTGCAAGGTCAGGCCCCTACTAATGGGATGCATTCATGTTTCAAAGGTACCACCAGGAGTTTcactgagtaaagactgcaggatcaggaccttaataaAGCTCTACATTGTGGACCCAATCCTATGGCCCTGACTCACATGAGTGAGCCTTACTTACATTTAACTCGAGCTGATTAAACAAAGGAATTTCAGTGATGTTCCTGGTCCTGATGATGCAACCACTACTAGAGTAATTTGATGGCTTTCCTTCATTCCCTCACCCATCCcccaataataataaaagaaagaattaagcAAATTCTAGAAGCTTGCTCCTTCTCAGATTCTCAAACCACTCAAGAAAAGGGGAtttttccaaacacagaggaatcCTTCTTTCATTGTGGCCCTCTACCAAATGAAAACAAAGACTCCCTGCACAAAAATGCCTGATTGTGCTCCAAGTGGTAGCAGTGTAAATTACAAATGACTAAACTGCCGTCAGTGGAGTTAAACtggtgtgaaatcagaatcaagccTATGGGATCAGCTTATTCTTGTACAAAGAGCCTGATTCATTCCCTCTGGTAAATCAGGCCCATGGCCTCTTCTTTGGGGGATAGCTGATGAAAATTAATCATAACTGTGAGCACAGGATGTtatggagacaaggtgggtgaggtaatatcttttattggatcaatttctgttgatgagagagacaagcttttaagctacacagagtgaccttgcatttagctgtaatgctgggagtacctttcccagaccttaAAAGCTGTATGGCTCccaagcttgtctctcaccaacagaagttgatctaataaaagatCACCTCACCACCTCATCTCCCTAAtttcctgggatcaacacagctacaactacgcTGCAATTAACAAATGATGGGTGGGCCTTTCTAAAGGCCCATATGTTTGCCAAAAAATGCGCTTGCACTTTTTGATAAAGTTTTCTTCTCTTCatgcattataaaaaaaaatacaggctcCACATTCACTCAGGATATTTAGAAACAAATGTTGAAAGGAATTGATCTCAAGATACCGCTTGTGAAACTCACATGCCTCCCTTGGGTAGCTGAGATTGTTGAAGGTGAATTCGGATGTCTCTCTTTCTTGGGGAGGAAGAAGCATTAAGCACGGAAATGCCAAAGACAGCACACCGCCCCTCTATGCCCTGCTGATAGTGAGAATTTGGGGACTGCTATCTCCCACAGATTCTGTCCcttggaagcagggccggctccagcgcaccaagcgtgtgcctggggcggcatgccgcaggggacgctctgccggttgccgggagggtggcaggtggctctggtggacctcctgcaggcatgcctgcggagggtccactggtcccgcagctctggtggagcatccgcaggcatgcctgtgggaggtccactggagctgcaggaccagcaagTGGCAGAGTGCCacccacggcgtgccgccgtgcttggggcagcgaaatggctagagccgggcCTGCTTGGAAGCCACTGAGACCTCAATGACAGATGAGGGTGTTCAGCATTTCACAAACTAGGACCAAGCCAGGTCCACATGAGCCTGCACCTTCAGGGGACTGATTGCATTTTAAGCACCATCTTGTGTGGCTCTGCTCTGAACAGGAGGGTTAAAATGTTGACAGCCACATGGAGCTATCTACACCAGTGCTCCACCCCAAGCTTCAACCAATGGAGCTGAACCGGTGTTAGCAAGGGTGAGAGACTTCAGAGGAACAAGGCTTGTGCAGACACAGTATTCCTGAGCTATgcctatgggcctgatccaatgcctattgaagtcagtagttTTTCCATGGCTTCCAtgcattttggatcaggccctaagtgaggGGAGTAGTAGGCTCTAGAATGGTCTTGCATTGGTACAGTGCACGGTTATATCAGTGCTAGGTTGTCCCTATAGGTGCTCGATTGCATTGaatgaaatattgttttgagTTTCAGAGACAAAAATGTTACCTGCTTGTGTGGCATTCTAATAAGTTGGATGCACGTGATTCGTTGTTAAATACAGTACTGCAATTGTACTGCCATTTCAGTGTCATGCTCTCTTTTGTTTTCACTGTATATGTTACATGCCTTTAAAAAGCATTTAGACAAGCTGGCTGATTACATCAAATCCCTGCCAACAACTGATGTAAACCTCAGAAATGTGAGGAATTTTTACATCATGGATATTATGTACTATAGGACTGGTTCTTTCACAACTGTAAATCAGAagaaacttcactgaagttaagcAAGTTTCTCCAGATTTAAACCAATGTATAAGAGCACATTTTGGCCCACTGACCTCCACTGGATTCCTCTGCTGAGGAACCTTAAATGGGTGTAATTCCTTTGACTCCAGGGTCTGAATTTGGCTGCATGGGCTTGATCATACATGAGTCAGTCCTGCTCCAATTAACTTTGCAAGCAATTACTATATATTAACCAACCTAAGCTGAAAATAGGCAATTTACTGTCTAAAACCAGAAAAAGCTTCAGTTCAGCTTTCACAATTACCAATCGGGAGATTGTAAATCAAACCTCACACTTCTCCTTTGAGCTGAAAGCAACACGTTTTTCTTGGCACAGAGGAAAGTGCTGAGTCCTTGTATCTGTTGTCCCAACCCGTGTCCCTAACCAtctaaaaaagtaaaataaaatctgttgatgaacaaacaagcaaaaatctaactgtaaatattttattccccaaaattttgttcagtttgaaaagtttcattcatacactacaataaaaaaaaaaaaaaaaaaggaggggaaaggatggGCAAAATAAACTTTCCCAAATGTCAAACACATTATAAATAAGTACAACTCCAGAGCataatttacaaatataaaatcccATAGAAATGTATGTACAGAGTAGTACATTACATAcaaatatgtataaaaatattcACTGTGTTTATTCTTTTGCTAAAACCTGTATGGCTAGATTGTGTGTCTTTGGTACTAAGCTTAAGTAAAATGATTCTTTTACAAAATAAGGCTCCGATTCTTCAATATACAAAGCACAAGCAGCCTGGCGAACCCGCATGGAGCTACTCTGTATCTAAAGGGGTTCTGTGTGGGCAAAGGATCTACCCAGGCATTGTACACTGCAGGACCGAGGCCTAAAGCAATTACCTAAACAGGCAATCACAGACATAGGGATTTTTAGAAGGCACTTCATTAGaaatctcttcattttttttctcttccaagaCCAAAGCACTTGTAAACAGAGGTTCACAAATAAATGACCAACAGGCAATACTCCCCTGCTATGTGTCTATATTTAGTCCTTGCTGATTTCTCTttgtagttatttttttaaccctaCATTCAAGATTAAAAACCTCTGAAGTCACTAATCCAGTTCTGGTTCTTATTTGCAGAATTTTGTGGCAAACAGGCATCATGAGTGGATCAGTGATTTTGCAGGGACGAGTAAGGAAATACTCCACATTGTGTGCGTGTATGTATCTATTTACTAGATTGTAAGTTTTTCTTCCTGGGAAAACATACTGCAAGTGTCCTGCTTCAAACGCAGTTTACAAAAGCATGGGGTCTTCCTTGGCTGGTTCATTCAGCAACTTTCTTGTTCCGTGGAGTTGCAATCCATGCCCTACACCTCAGTGCCATCCCGGGCGTAGATGAGGCTGTTGACTGTGAAGTTGTAGTAATGGTTGTactgggtgctgctgctgctgctgctgctgctgctgctgctggggtggaagGAGTTGTAATAGGCAGCAGTGGGCCCCGGAACTCGCTGCAGCTGGTCTGGTGGATGCACCTCctgggaggagctgctggaggaggcagTGAAGGTGCCACCACTCATCTGCCCAGTGGGGAAGTTCCGATGGTGCAGCTCCCTGCTGAAGCCTCCTGCCAGGCGGTTCCCTCCACTGCTCAGTGAGCTCATGCTACTGAAGAAGGTGCTCAGGCAGCCTGGGGTGGCTGAGATGATGCTCGGAGAAGAGGAGCTTTTGGGATGGTCCCTGGCAGGTGATAGttccagctctggggaggggctgtttccACAGGgcttgcctgcagcagctgggatgggATGCCCTTCCTCAGCCTTCAGACCCCCCCCAGAGGACACCACAGTGGGGGTGTTAGGCTCAGAGCGCCGTTTGCGTTTGCGCCGGAAATTCCCATTGTCAAACATCTTCTCACAGTTTGGGTCTAAGGTCCAGTAGTTCCCCTTCCCTGAAGGAGACAGAGAAGGAGTCAGACAGGGAGCTCCTCCAATAGATGCCCCCTGAGCAGGATCtgcaccctccctctccccccacgcCCACCCCAGCATTTGCACAACCTGCACCTGCCAAACACCCACTCCAGACTTGCTGaccagagcctgattctcctctcgcaCTGTTGCAATTTCACTGACTTAAGTTCAGGAATTCAGAATCTGCCCCACTGACCACGCACCGGGAATGAATCTTGCAGTTCTGATCCTGCTAAGTGGCTGCTCCTCCAAGCCTACAGCCCCACCCCAAACAGAGTAAAAGGACGCTGCAGACAGAACTCCTAATGCTTCCCCAATTACACCCTTGTCATTTAAGTGTGTGTTTCGACAGCCATCTTAGTCAACGCACCAGGGATTGAACGGGGGACCTCAAGCGCTAAAAGCACAAAATGCTCCATCTTAAGCTAGCTGGGGCTGTAACAGCCCCAtctcctctgtggatcaggcacagagggacCTGTAACCCACACTCACCTGTTGGCACCCCAATCCCAGGGAGACCTGTACTGCAGTGTAGGCCTGCACTTACTCGCTCATCCTGATACAGCTCAGCTGGGGTAGGACGAAATAGAGGGATACATCAGCAGTGCTGGGCATGTGTGGGGCCACCTCACCCATGTTGTGGTTCAGGGCAGATTATAGGTTCAtagactttaggactggaagggacctcgagaggtcatcgagtccagtcccctgccctcttggcaggaccaaatactgtctagaccatccctgattgccatttatctaacctactcttaaatatctccagagatggagattccacaacctccctaggcaatttattccagtgtttaactaccctgacagttaggaactttttcctaatgtccaacctaaatctcccttgctgcagtttaagcccattgtgtCTTGTTCTATGGGGGAGGGAGCATCTACTGGTGGGGTCTCTCTCAGCGCCACACACTTGCTAATGGGCCAGGGGGATTGGTGggcatataaataaatatattagcaCACCCACAGTGGCCCCCTTGCTGCCTGGGCACAGTCATGCACAAACCATGCCTCAGATCTCTGTGCAGGGAAGGCCCTGAATCCCTTTGCACCCAGGGGGCCCTTGCACGCTTGCACTaacaaaccctttccccaccagggccatccagaggattcagaaGGCCTGGGGTCCTCGGAGGCAGGGGGCCCtggcttcggcagtaattcggcagcggggagtccttctgctccgggacccaccaccgaagtccCCTAAAGACCCATGGCGGggacccctgctgccaaattaccaccaaagaccctgagcagaagaagctccaggggccccaggccctgcaagagttttccagggcccccagagcaagtgaaggaccccactccaggggccccaaaaactcttgtgggggaccctgcaggcccagggcaaattgccccacttgcctcccctgccccccccgggcagccctgttcCCTACCGAGCAGGACATGTACCCCCCACTCCACCTGGCTACAGCCCTAATGCCCCTCTCCCCCCGGGCCTCTGCACCCAATGTGCATGTCTGAGCCACACCATCCTTCATGGTAGGTGGGACTGCATCTCTACAGTACCCCCCACACCCAGAGAGCAGATTGGATTTacaccctggggctggagcagatcaGTGCTAAGGGCCCCAACCCTTGCCCTAGAGAGCAGGAACCTCATAATGGGCATCCAACCCCAGAAGGGCCCTGCCCTGCTGGGAAGTGAACCTGGGGCCCTGGATCCAGCTGCTCCCATGGGGACTATATCCCACTCCAACCCCCATCACAGGATCTGCCCCTCGGTGTCCCCACCTGGGCAGAGCAGCCAGGGTGGGGGCGGTCCAACACCCTGGGTTACACTGTCCATCGTAtcccctctctgcagcccccagcctgcaCGGAGCTCTGCCCTCCCGCCCCACCTGCCCGTACCCTGGGTGCAAGTGCCCCTTGCGgctccccccactctccccaggCCGGCTCATGGGGAGCGACCGGGATCCCCATCCCGGGATCCCGTCCCCCTGCCCGAGCTCCCCTGGTGTGAGCCCCGCGCCGATCCCGCTCTGGATACCCAGCTCCGAGCCGGCCGGGGGCCGCCAGTGGGGGTTACAGCGCAGGGGCTCCTGGCGCCCAGGTCCCGCCGGCTCCCCGCCCTACGCCTCGGGTGTCCCGGCACAGAGCCGTGGCAAGGGGCAGATGCTGCTCAGCCCCGCGGTCCCCTCCCTGGTCGGCCAGATCCTGTCCAGTACAGCGCTCCCCTCgggtccccctccccaccctagcCCCTCGGTCCGCTTAACCGCCCCCCTCCAGGATCCTGGGCATCCCCAATCCCTCTTCCGCCAGCCTCCGGCCCCTGTATCCAACACTGCccccccatccaacacccccctCTGCCACCAGCCTCCGGGGCATCCCCCAACCAACACCCCGCAGCCTCCTGGGCACCCCCCTCTGCCACCAGCCTCCGGGGCAtcccccatccaacaccccccaGCCTCCTGGGCACCCCCGTCTGCCACCAGCCTCCTGGGCAtcccccatccaacaccccccaGCTTCCTGGGCACCCCTCTCTGCCACCAGTCTNNNNNNNNNNNNNNNNNNNNNNNNNNNNNNNNNNNNNNNNNNNNNNNNNNNNNNNNNNNNNNNNNNNNNNNNNNNNNNNNNNNNNNNNNNNNNNNNNNNNNNNNNNNNNNNNNNNNNNNNNNNNNNNNNNNNNNNNNNNNNNNNNNNNNNNNNNNNNNNNNNNNNNNNNNNNNNNNNNNNNNNNNNNNNNNNNNNNNNNNNNNNNNNNNNNNNNNNNNNNNNNNNNNNNNNNNNNNNNNNNNNNNNNNNNNNNNNNNNNNNNNNNNNNNNNNNNNNNNNNNNNNNNNNNNNNNNNNNNNNNNNNNNNNNNNNNNNNNNNNNNNNNNNNNNNNNNNNNNNNNNNNNNNNNNNNNNNNNNNNNNNNNNNNNNNNNNNNNNNNNNNNNNNNNNNNNNNNNNNNNNNNNNNNNNNNNNNNNNNNNNNNNNNNNNNNNNNNNNNNNNNNNNNNNNNNNNNNNNNNNNNNNNNNNNNNNNNNNNNNNNNNNNNNNNNNNNNNNNNNNNNNNNNNNNNNNNNNNNNNNNNNNNNNNNNNNNNNNNNNNNNNNNNNNNNNNNNNNNNNNNNNNNNNNNNNNNNNNNNNNNNNNNNNNNNNNNNNNNNNNNNNNNNNNNNNNNNNNNNNNNNNNNNNNNNNNNNNNNNNNNNNNNNNNNNNNNNNNNNNNNNNNNNNNNNNNNNNNNNNNNNNNNNNNNNNNNNNNNNNNNNNNNNNNNNNNNNNNNNNNNNNNNNNNNNNNNNNNNNNNNNNNNNNNNNNNNNNNNNCACCGGCGCTCATGGTCCCGGGGCCATGCGGGGCGGCCGGCtgcgctgccccctcccccagtgccggCGAGCTCCTTATAGCGCCTTCATCTCTGCCCAGCCTCCCAGcccggggccagggctgggcgggcAGCGgccgcagccagtgggagggcTCCCCTCGAGGGGCGGGCGGGAGGCCGGCAACGCGGGGCTGGGTACAtcccaaaaagaaagaaaaggagggagCTCCTCCCCACCGGGAGGCGACCTACCTGTGtgtctcctgcccccctccccaccgggAGGCGCCTTGTCtgtctcctgcccccctccccaccgggAGGcgatctgtctgtctgtctcctgccGCCCTCCCCACCGAGAAAcgacctgtctgtctgtctgtctcctgccCCCGCTCCCCACCGGGAGGcgacctgtctgtctgtctgtctcctgccCCCGCTCCCCACCGGGAGGCgatccgtctgtctgtctgtctcctgccCGCCCTCCCCGCCGGGAGGcgatctgtctgtctgtctgtctcctgcccccctcccccagctccgaGCTGTCTGCCGCTGCAGGCGAGacaggagtttgggggtggggggaacctggaggaggaagagaggctcGTCTGGGGATACTGGAGTTCTCCTGATCGGCCCTCCACTTTGGGGACCATTGCTCAGCCCGCCCTGCTGGGAGGATGCGAGCGATCCCGGACTGAAGTGGTGTTGAGTCTATCGGCCATCACATCCCCAACCCCAATGCAATGGAATTAGGACGGGAGAGACTACAAGGCAACCCACCGCGCCTCCGAGAGGCACATCATTgcgagcctgatccaaagtccccGTTACAAGTCGACGCGAGTTTCTCGTTGGCTTCacagggtttggatcaggcctgtgaTTAATATGCGTGGGCTTCAGACTTCCACAGCTCCCATATTGAGGGAATCGGGAGCTTGCTCCCATGCgtgcaaacaaaaaaactccatcGAAATCGATTTCTAACCCGATTCTATTTAGGTGTCCGCGGGAGAaatccatttgtgtgtgtgcaaagttTAGGATACTTGAAAAAGATCCTAATTTTTTATTAACTCTTTTGAAACAGGTTTAGGTTTTGCTTTTCTCCCTCGCTTTGGGAATCGGAAAGGAAAGGATCGGTTCAGATATTTGCA
This window contains:
- the FOXI3 gene encoding forkhead box protein I3 — translated: MGKGNYWTLDPNCEKMFDNGNFRRKRKRRSEPNTPTVVSSGGGLKAEEGHPIPAAAGKPCGNSPSPELELSPARDHPKSSSSPSIISATPGCLSTFFSSMSSLSSGGNRLAGGFSRELHHRNFPTGQMSGGTFTASSSSSSQEVHPPDQLQRVPGPTAAYYNSFHPSSSSSSSSSSSTQYNHYYNFTVNSLIYARDGTEV